From Demequina lutea, a single genomic window includes:
- the mfd gene encoding transcription-repair coupling factor → MSRPLASLLGHVRTTIPADAAHLIAPSAAAAPVLAARAGDSLTLVLTATGNDAEALESALNAYLDPAEIAVFPSWETLPHERLSPRSDTVARRLATLRRVTHPAEAARETGLAAPRIVIAPLRAALQPLAPGLADLEPVRVERGDQRDLEDLTRLLAAAAYTRVDMVERRGEFAVRGGIVDVFAPTDAHPTRIEFFGDEVESLRLFSVADQRSLADVDRLWAPPCRELLLTDDVRSRASSMMAVFPAAADLLARVAAGNAVEGMESLLPVLVDRLASLVELMPRGTTVVALEPQRLERRAEDLQHTAQEFLAAAWVGATAGADAPVDLGAVAEAAADSPLARGGFLTLPELKEAIDVAGLNWETIGPFGAEDAQAAGIGEIESFKGRPGAALDHARVSTSLGWRVIIAAAGAGSAQRIAEQCRDAGVPCRVVDALDAEGERGVVDVVPGVTGVGFSLEEERILVLHETDLTGRAASTAGPKVKVPSRRRNVVDPLQLSPGDHVVHESHGVGRFVELMKRTVRGVEREYLVIEYAPSKRGGPADKLSVPTDQLDLVTKYVGGEAPAVNKMGGADWTKTKGRARKAVKEIAAELIRLYSARMATKGREFGQDTPWQRELEEAFAYVETPDQLTTIDEVKADMEKPVPMDRLVCGDVGFGKTEIAVRAAFKAIQDGTQVAILCPTTLLVKQHVDTFTERFAPFPVKVAALSRFQTDKEAKEVIEGLSEGTVDLVIGTHRLITGSVRFKKLGLVIIDEEQRFGVEHKETLKAMRTDVDVLAMSATPIPRTLELAVTGIREMSTLATPPEERHPILTYVGPHEDAQVAAAVRRELMRDGQVFYIHNSVKTINRAAMKISELVPEARVAVAHGQMGEKELERVIVDYYDKRYDVLVCTTIVETGLDIPNANTLVVERADTFGLSQLHQLRGRVGRARERAYAYFLYPPDKTLTETAHDRLQTIAANTDLGSGMAVALKDLEIRGAGNLLGGEQSGHIEGVGFDLYIRMVGEAVAGFRGEPEGHPPITIDLPIDAHIPTDYIEHERLRLEAYRKIADADTEEEFARIEDELSDRYGPFPEQVGNLFSVARLRLDLRAAGVTEVVSQGKYVRLAPVALPDSAAMRVARLYPGTLIKPAVRQILVTAPTTARIGGQPIEGLALLDWVREVLKVASLAPVV, encoded by the coding sequence GTGTCCCGTCCCCTCGCGTCCCTGCTTGGGCACGTGCGCACCACCATCCCCGCCGATGCGGCGCACCTCATCGCCCCGTCGGCGGCTGCCGCTCCCGTGCTGGCCGCGCGGGCGGGAGACTCCCTGACTCTCGTCTTGACGGCGACGGGCAACGACGCAGAGGCGCTCGAGTCGGCATTGAATGCGTACCTCGATCCCGCCGAGATTGCGGTCTTCCCCAGTTGGGAGACGCTTCCCCACGAGCGATTGAGCCCGCGCTCCGACACCGTGGCCAGGCGCCTCGCGACCCTGCGCCGCGTGACGCACCCTGCCGAAGCAGCGCGCGAAACCGGGCTGGCCGCGCCGCGGATCGTCATCGCCCCGCTGCGCGCCGCGCTACAGCCGCTCGCACCAGGCCTGGCCGACCTCGAACCCGTGCGCGTCGAGCGCGGAGACCAGCGTGACCTCGAGGACCTCACGCGGTTGCTCGCCGCGGCCGCGTACACGCGCGTCGACATGGTGGAACGCCGCGGCGAGTTTGCCGTGCGCGGCGGGATCGTCGACGTCTTTGCTCCCACCGATGCACACCCCACCCGCATCGAGTTCTTTGGCGACGAGGTCGAGTCGCTGCGGTTGTTCTCGGTGGCCGACCAGCGCTCTCTTGCCGACGTCGACCGACTGTGGGCGCCACCGTGCAGGGAACTGCTGCTCACCGACGATGTGCGCAGCCGCGCATCGTCAATGATGGCCGTGTTCCCCGCAGCCGCCGACCTGCTGGCGCGCGTGGCCGCGGGAAACGCGGTTGAGGGAATGGAAAGCCTGCTTCCCGTCCTCGTTGACCGACTCGCGTCGCTCGTGGAACTCATGCCGCGAGGCACGACAGTGGTGGCGCTCGAGCCCCAGCGTCTCGAACGCAGGGCCGAGGACCTCCAGCACACGGCGCAGGAGTTTTTGGCGGCCGCTTGGGTGGGGGCGACTGCGGGCGCGGACGCTCCCGTCGACCTCGGCGCGGTAGCCGAGGCCGCGGCCGACAGCCCTCTCGCAAGAGGCGGTTTCCTCACCCTCCCTGAGCTCAAAGAAGCGATAGACGTCGCCGGCCTCAACTGGGAAACGATCGGCCCCTTTGGTGCGGAGGACGCTCAAGCGGCAGGCATCGGCGAAATTGAGTCCTTTAAGGGCCGGCCGGGAGCCGCTCTCGATCACGCGCGCGTCTCGACCTCGCTGGGTTGGCGCGTCATCATCGCCGCCGCAGGCGCCGGTTCCGCTCAGCGCATCGCGGAGCAGTGCCGGGACGCCGGCGTGCCGTGCAGGGTGGTCGACGCGTTAGACGCGGAAGGGGAGCGGGGCGTCGTCGACGTCGTGCCGGGCGTCACGGGAGTCGGCTTCTCGCTCGAGGAGGAGCGCATCCTCGTGCTCCACGAGACGGACCTCACGGGCCGCGCCGCATCGACGGCTGGGCCCAAGGTCAAGGTCCCGAGCCGCAGGCGCAACGTCGTCGACCCGCTCCAACTGAGCCCTGGTGACCACGTGGTCCACGAAAGTCACGGCGTCGGACGCTTCGTTGAGCTCATGAAGCGCACGGTGCGCGGCGTCGAGCGCGAATACCTGGTCATCGAATACGCGCCAAGCAAGCGTGGGGGCCCCGCGGACAAGCTGTCGGTTCCCACGGATCAGCTCGACCTTGTCACCAAGTACGTGGGCGGCGAGGCGCCCGCCGTCAACAAGATGGGCGGCGCCGACTGGACCAAGACCAAGGGCCGTGCGCGCAAGGCCGTCAAGGAGATCGCGGCGGAGCTCATTCGCCTGTACTCCGCGCGCATGGCGACCAAGGGACGCGAGTTCGGGCAGGACACTCCGTGGCAGCGCGAGCTCGAGGAGGCATTCGCCTACGTCGAGACTCCGGATCAACTCACCACGATCGACGAGGTCAAGGCCGACATGGAGAAGCCCGTCCCGATGGACAGGCTCGTGTGTGGCGACGTCGGCTTCGGAAAGACGGAGATTGCCGTGCGCGCCGCCTTTAAGGCCATTCAAGACGGCACTCAGGTCGCGATCCTGTGCCCCACCACCCTCCTGGTGAAGCAGCATGTCGACACCTTCACCGAGCGCTTCGCCCCCTTCCCAGTCAAGGTGGCGGCGCTGTCGCGCTTCCAGACGGACAAGGAGGCGAAGGAGGTCATCGAGGGGTTGTCGGAGGGAACGGTCGACCTGGTCATTGGCACCCATCGCCTCATCACGGGCTCCGTGCGCTTCAAGAAGCTCGGCCTGGTGATCATCGACGAGGAGCAGCGCTTCGGCGTCGAGCACAAGGAGACGCTCAAGGCGATGCGCACCGACGTGGATGTACTCGCGATGTCGGCGACGCCGATTCCCCGCACGCTAGAGCTCGCGGTGACCGGCATCAGGGAAATGTCGACGCTGGCCACGCCGCCCGAGGAGCGGCACCCGATCCTCACGTATGTGGGCCCGCACGAGGACGCCCAAGTGGCCGCGGCTGTGCGTCGCGAGCTCATGCGCGACGGCCAGGTGTTCTACATTCACAACTCGGTCAAGACGATCAATCGCGCGGCCATGAAGATCTCCGAACTTGTTCCGGAGGCCCGAGTTGCCGTCGCACACGGGCAAATGGGAGAGAAGGAACTCGAGCGCGTCATCGTCGACTACTACGACAAGCGCTACGACGTCTTGGTGTGCACCACGATCGTGGAGACGGGCCTCGACATCCCCAACGCCAACACCCTTGTCGTTGAGCGCGCGGACACCTTTGGCCTGTCCCAATTGCACCAGTTGCGCGGTCGCGTCGGGCGCGCGAGGGAGCGCGCCTATGCGTACTTCCTCTACCCGCCGGACAAGACGCTGACCGAGACCGCCCATGACCGCCTGCAAACCATCGCGGCCAACACCGACCTCGGTTCGGGTATGGCCGTCGCGCTCAAGGACCTCGAGATTCGTGGCGCGGGCAACTTGCTTGGCGGCGAGCAGTCTGGGCACATCGAAGGTGTCGGCTTCGACCTCTACATCCGGATGGTCGGCGAGGCCGTGGCGGGCTTCAGGGGAGAGCCCGAGGGGCATCCCCCGATCACGATCGACTTGCCGATCGACGCGCATATTCCCACCGATTACATCGAACACGAGCGCTTGCGCCTCGAGGCCTATCGGAAGATCGCCGATGCCGACACGGAGGAGGAGTTCGCGCGCATCGAGGACGAGTTGTCCGACCGGTACGGGCCATTCCCCGAGCAGGTCGGCAACCTCTTCTCCGTGGCGAGGCTCCGGCTCGACCTGCGTGCCGCGGGGGTCACCGAGGTGGTTTCCCAGGGCAAATACGTGAGGTTGGCGCCCGTCGCGCTCCCGGACTCCGCCGCGATGCGCGTTGCCAGGCTCTATCCGGGGACCCTCATCAAGCCCGCCGTGAGGCAAATCCTCGTCACCGCACCGACGACTGCGCGCATAGGCGGTCAACCGATCGAGGGCCTGGCGTTGCTCGATTGGGTGCGTGAGGTGCTGAAAGTGGCGTCTCTGGCGCCGGTAGTATGA
- the araB gene encoding ribulokinase, protein MALDTSGAYVIGVDFGTLSGRAVVVRVSDGAELASAVHDYEHAVMDTTLASSGATLPPEWALQDPNDYREVLRTAVPEAVKAAGIDPATVIGIATDFTASTPLPVLADGTPMCEVEGLRDRPHAYVKLWKHHAGQAQADRINALARERNESWLPRYGGFISSEWEYAKALQLVEEDPEIFERMDHWVEAADWIIWQLCGSYVRNACTAGYKGILQDGAYPSEDFEAALNPAFKGFAARKLVHPIGQLGDKAGGLTAQAAAWTGLPEGIAVAVGNVDAHVTAPAAKAVESGQMLAIMGTSTCHVMNGDTLAEVPGMCGVVDGGIMSGLYGYEAGQSGVGDIFAWYVKNQVPGRYFDDAAAAGKSIHQHLTDLAFAEPVGAHGLVALDWHNGNRSVLVDTMLSGVVIGQTLATRAEQGYRALLEATAFGTRTIVETFNASGVPVTEFVVAGGLLKNPQLMQMYSDVLRLPLSTIASEQGPALGSAIHAATAAGAYASVADAGEAMGRVERGKYEPNAQAADAYDKLFAEYSLVHDYFGRGANDVMKRLKAMRKEALS, encoded by the coding sequence GTGGCTCTGGATACCTCTGGTGCGTACGTGATCGGCGTCGACTTCGGCACGCTTTCCGGTAGGGCCGTGGTCGTGCGGGTCTCCGATGGTGCCGAACTCGCGAGCGCTGTGCACGACTACGAGCACGCTGTGATGGACACGACGCTCGCGTCGAGCGGCGCGACGCTGCCCCCCGAGTGGGCGCTTCAAGACCCGAACGACTACCGCGAGGTGCTCCGGACCGCCGTTCCCGAGGCGGTGAAGGCGGCGGGAATCGACCCCGCGACCGTCATCGGCATCGCGACCGACTTCACCGCGTCGACGCCGCTCCCTGTGCTGGCGGATGGCACGCCAATGTGCGAGGTCGAGGGCCTCCGCGACAGGCCCCACGCGTACGTGAAGTTGTGGAAGCACCACGCCGGACAGGCCCAGGCGGACCGGATCAACGCTTTGGCTCGCGAGCGCAACGAGTCGTGGCTGCCGCGCTATGGCGGCTTCATCTCCTCCGAGTGGGAGTATGCGAAGGCGCTCCAACTCGTCGAGGAAGACCCCGAGATCTTCGAGCGCATGGACCACTGGGTCGAGGCAGCCGACTGGATCATCTGGCAACTGTGCGGGTCCTATGTGCGCAACGCCTGCACCGCCGGATACAAGGGAATCCTTCAAGACGGCGCCTACCCATCGGAGGACTTCGAGGCCGCGCTCAACCCTGCATTCAAGGGCTTCGCCGCGCGCAAACTGGTCCACCCGATCGGCCAGCTCGGCGACAAGGCGGGCGGGCTTACTGCCCAGGCCGCCGCGTGGACGGGCCTGCCGGAGGGAATCGCGGTGGCGGTGGGCAATGTCGATGCTCACGTCACCGCTCCAGCCGCGAAGGCCGTCGAGTCAGGACAAATGCTTGCAATTATGGGCACGTCAACGTGCCACGTGATGAACGGCGACACGCTTGCCGAGGTGCCGGGCATGTGTGGCGTCGTTGACGGCGGCATCATGTCGGGCCTGTACGGCTATGAGGCTGGCCAGTCAGGCGTTGGCGACATCTTTGCTTGGTACGTCAAGAACCAGGTCCCAGGGCGCTACTTCGACGATGCGGCCGCGGCCGGCAAGTCGATTCACCAGCACCTCACGGACCTGGCCTTCGCGGAGCCTGTGGGCGCCCACGGTCTTGTCGCCCTCGACTGGCACAACGGCAATAGGTCGGTGCTCGTCGACACCATGCTGTCCGGCGTCGTGATCGGCCAGACTCTTGCCACGCGCGCCGAGCAGGGCTACAGGGCGCTGCTCGAGGCGACCGCCTTCGGCACCCGGACGATCGTCGAGACCTTCAATGCCTCGGGAGTCCCCGTGACGGAGTTCGTGGTGGCGGGAGGCCTGCTCAAGAACCCGCAGCTCATGCAGATGTACTCGGATGTGTTGCGCCTGCCGCTGTCGACGATCGCCTCCGAACAAGGGCCGGCTCTGGGTAGCGCGATCCACGCGGCCACCGCGGCGGGCGCCTATGCCTCGGTTGCCGACGCAGGGGAGGCGATGGGTCGAGTTGAGCGCGGCAAGTACGAGCCCAACGCGCAGGCGGCCGACGCGTACGACAAACTGTTTGCCGAATACTCCCTGGTTCACGACTACTTTGGCCGCGGCGCCAACGACGTCATGAAGCGACTCAAGGCCATGCGCAAGGAGGCGCTTTCATGA
- the araA gene encoding L-arabinose isomerase codes for MSRRSVLPDLTQLEVWFATGSQELYGPETLAQVAEQSQGVVAALNAASDIPVKIVWKPVLTGSDAIRRLFLDANSADNVLGVIAWMHTFSPSKMWIAGLEANDKPMLHLHTQANVALPWGEIDFDFMNLNQAAHGDREHGYIEARMGLPRTTVVGHASDPAVTASIGNWQRAALGRWATRSMKVARFGDNMRYVAVTEGDKTEAEIKLGVQVNTWPINELAAAVNAVSDSDADALVAEYLDLYDVADELKPGAPRAESLHYGAKVEIGLRTFLEAGGFTAFTDSFEDLGDLRQLPGLAVQRLMADGYGFGAEGDWKTAVMVRAAAVMGTGLPGGASLMEDYTYNLEPGNELILGAHMLEVNPALSSAKAKLVIAPLGIGGKEDPVRLVFTADAGPAIVVAMSDVRERFRLVANVVDNVALPEPMPKLPVGHAVWKPRPDFRTSATAWLMAGAAHHTVMSNQVGLEVFREFARMSRIELLAIDESTSVVGFENELRANAAYYRLNQPL; via the coding sequence ATGTCTAGGCGCAGTGTGTTGCCCGACCTGACCCAGCTTGAGGTGTGGTTCGCCACCGGCAGCCAGGAGCTCTACGGTCCCGAGACTCTCGCCCAGGTCGCGGAGCAATCGCAAGGGGTCGTCGCCGCCCTCAACGCCGCGAGCGACATCCCCGTCAAGATCGTGTGGAAGCCTGTTCTCACGGGCTCCGACGCGATCCGGCGCCTGTTCCTTGACGCCAACTCCGCGGACAACGTGCTTGGCGTCATCGCCTGGATGCACACGTTCAGCCCGTCCAAGATGTGGATCGCGGGCCTCGAGGCCAACGACAAGCCCATGCTTCACCTACACACGCAGGCGAACGTGGCGCTCCCGTGGGGTGAGATCGACTTCGACTTCATGAACCTCAACCAGGCCGCCCACGGCGACAGGGAGCACGGCTACATCGAGGCGCGCATGGGCCTGCCGCGCACCACGGTCGTGGGACACGCTTCCGACCCCGCCGTTACGGCGAGCATCGGCAACTGGCAGCGCGCCGCGCTTGGCCGCTGGGCGACCCGTTCGATGAAGGTCGCCCGCTTTGGCGACAACATGCGCTACGTCGCCGTCACAGAGGGCGACAAGACCGAGGCCGAGATCAAGCTCGGCGTTCAGGTCAACACCTGGCCCATCAACGAGCTGGCGGCCGCCGTAAACGCGGTTTCCGACTCCGACGCCGACGCCCTGGTCGCCGAGTATCTCGACCTGTACGACGTGGCCGACGAGCTCAAGCCGGGCGCGCCCCGCGCGGAGTCGCTGCACTACGGCGCCAAGGTCGAGATCGGCCTGCGCACCTTCCTCGAGGCGGGCGGCTTCACGGCCTTCACCGACTCGTTCGAGGACCTGGGCGATCTGCGTCAGCTCCCCGGCCTCGCGGTCCAGCGCCTCATGGCGGACGGTTATGGATTTGGCGCAGAGGGCGACTGGAAGACCGCCGTCATGGTGCGCGCGGCCGCGGTCATGGGCACGGGCCTTCCTGGTGGCGCGAGCCTCATGGAGGACTACACCTACAACTTGGAGCCTGGAAACGAGCTGATCCTCGGCGCTCACATGCTCGAGGTAAACCCGGCCCTGTCGTCGGCGAAGGCGAAGCTCGTGATCGCCCCCTTGGGCATCGGCGGCAAGGAGGACCCGGTTCGCTTGGTCTTCACGGCCGACGCCGGACCCGCGATCGTGGTGGCCATGAGCGACGTCCGCGAACGCTTCCGCCTGGTCGCGAACGTGGTCGACAACGTCGCGCTCCCCGAGCCGATGCCAAAGCTTCCCGTGGGCCATGCGGTGTGGAAGCCGCGCCCGGACTTCCGAACGTCGGCCACCGCGTGGCTGATGGCGGGCGCGGCTCACCACACCGTCATGTCCAATCAGGTCGGGCTCGAGGTCTTCCGCGAGTTCGCGCGCATGTCGCGCATCGAACTGCTTGCGATCGACGAGTCGACCTCCGTGGTCGGGTTCGAGAACGAGTTGCGCGCGAACGCCGCGTACTACCGTTTGAACCAGCCGCTCTAA
- a CDS encoding L-ribulose-5-phosphate 4-epimerase: MTDHDIAAIEEAVAELRQQVSDLHSELTHYNLVVSTGGNVSGRVPGRDLFVIKPSGVSYDDLAPDNMVVCDLDGNVIPGTKGSQRAPSSDTAAHAYVYRHMPEVGGVVHTHSDYAAAWAARREPIPCVITAMADEFGGPIPVGPFAIIGDDSIGRGIVETLTGHRSRAVLMANHGPFTIGKDAKDAVKAAVMCEDVARTVHIARQGGELVPIPQEAIDSLFDRYQNVYGQPKKEQ; this comes from the coding sequence ATGACGGACCACGACATCGCTGCCATCGAGGAGGCCGTCGCCGAACTGCGTCAGCAGGTCAGCGACCTTCACTCGGAGCTCACGCACTACAACCTGGTGGTGAGTACGGGCGGCAACGTCTCCGGCCGCGTGCCAGGTCGCGACCTGTTCGTGATCAAGCCGTCGGGTGTGAGCTACGACGACCTCGCCCCCGACAACATGGTGGTCTGCGACCTCGACGGCAACGTCATCCCAGGCACCAAGGGCTCTCAGCGTGCGCCAAGCTCCGATACCGCCGCCCACGCCTACGTGTACCGCCACATGCCCGAGGTGGGGGGAGTGGTCCACACCCACTCCGACTATGCGGCCGCCTGGGCCGCTCGCCGCGAACCCATCCCGTGCGTGATCACCGCGATGGCAGACGAGTTCGGCGGCCCGATCCCCGTGGGCCCGTTCGCGATCATCGGCGACGACTCGATCGGTCGCGGCATTGTCGAGACCCTGACCGGTCATCGTTCGCGGGCAGTGCTCATGGCCAACCACGGCCCATTCACGATCGGCAAGGACGCGAAGGACGCGGTCAAGGCCGCTGTGATGTGTGAGGACGTCGCCAGGACGGTGCACATCGCCCGTCAAGGCGGTGAACTCGTCCCGATCCCCCAAGAGGCGATCGATTCTCTGTTTGACCGCTACCAAAATGTCTACGGCCAGCCCAAGAAGGAGCAGTAA
- a CDS encoding substrate-binding domain-containing protein — translation MSVKKHLARVLTVAAVGAIMLGLAACSTSINGVIINTAATNAPTVKPLVTVGFVAVGAADAWHAAEEADIQSAFSTKAGFDLKYAPATKLDQKSQIDAFNAFVDQGVKAILLSPVQSSGWDDSLTRAKNAGIPVFLIDGGISPDNTSLYVTRITPGDAAVATNVANWALGAFPDGTKYFVLEGPAGDGMVSERNQGWNSVLASHPEFSKIGAQAANWTTDEAKSVTAAVLKANNNDVPLIFAQNDEMGLGAVQAVEEAGLKPGTDVKIVTIGGSKAALQALLDGKLSFVAEYNPLLGQTAAEVVNTVLGGDTVDTIVVVPSATFATVTQDQVDARVY, via the coding sequence ATGAGCGTCAAGAAGCACCTGGCTCGAGTCTTGACGGTTGCGGCCGTCGGGGCAATCATGCTTGGCCTTGCAGCCTGCTCCACCTCGATCAACGGGGTCATCATCAACACGGCCGCAACGAACGCGCCCACGGTCAAGCCGCTGGTCACGGTGGGTTTTGTGGCCGTCGGCGCCGCGGACGCCTGGCATGCGGCCGAAGAGGCCGACATCCAGAGTGCCTTCTCCACCAAGGCCGGCTTCGACCTGAAGTACGCCCCGGCGACCAAACTCGACCAGAAGTCTCAGATCGACGCCTTCAACGCGTTCGTTGATCAGGGCGTCAAGGCCATTCTGCTGTCGCCCGTACAGAGTTCGGGTTGGGACGACTCGCTGACGCGAGCGAAGAACGCGGGGATCCCGGTCTTCCTGATCGACGGCGGCATCTCGCCTGACAACACGAGCCTCTACGTCACGCGAATCACGCCAGGCGACGCCGCGGTCGCAACGAACGTTGCCAACTGGGCATTGGGGGCGTTCCCCGACGGCACCAAGTACTTCGTCCTCGAGGGCCCCGCGGGTGATGGCATGGTGAGCGAGCGCAACCAGGGCTGGAATTCCGTCCTGGCTAGCCACCCCGAGTTTTCGAAGATCGGCGCTCAGGCGGCCAACTGGACGACGGATGAGGCCAAATCCGTCACGGCGGCGGTGCTCAAGGCAAACAACAACGACGTCCCGCTCATCTTTGCGCAGAACGACGAGATGGGTCTCGGCGCGGTGCAAGCCGTCGAAGAGGCAGGCCTCAAGCCGGGCACGGACGTCAAGATCGTCACGATTGGCGGATCCAAGGCGGCCCTGCAGGCGCTGCTCGACGGCAAGCTGTCATTCGTCGCCGAGTACAACCCGCTGTTGGGCCAGACGGCAGCAGAGGTAGTCAACACGGTCCTGGGCGGCGACACGGTCGACACGATCGTCGTCGTCCCGTCGGCCACCTTCGCCACCGTCACGCAGGACCAGGTTGACGCACGCGTCTACTAG
- the eno gene encoding phosphopyruvate hydratase, producing MASIEAVGAREILDSRGNPTVEVEVALDDGTFARAAVPSGASTGAFEAVERRDGDKGRYMGKGVQQAVDAVIDEIAPEVVGLEASEQRLIDQIMIDLDGTHNKGKLGANAILGVSIAVAKAAADSADLALFKYVGGPNAHILPVPMMNILNGGSHADSNVDIQEFMIAPVGATSFREALRMGAEVYHTLKSVLKERGLGTGLGDEGGFAPNLGSNREALDLILVAIEKAGFTPGDDVALALDVAATEFFKDGAYQWEGGQKTPAEMIAFYEGLVNDYPLVSIEDPLSEDEWSSWSELVTLIGDKTQIVGDDLFVTNPVRLARGIQEGAANALLVKLNQIGTLSETSDAVQMAQRAGYTAMVSHRSGETEDVTIADLAVAYNCGQIKTGAPARGERINKYNQLMRIEEELDDAAVYAGKSAFPRRYGK from the coding sequence ATGGCCAGCATTGAGGCCGTCGGCGCCCGCGAAATTCTTGACTCGCGCGGCAACCCCACAGTTGAGGTAGAGGTAGCGCTGGACGACGGTACGTTTGCTCGTGCCGCTGTTCCCTCCGGCGCATCCACCGGAGCATTCGAGGCAGTCGAGCGCCGTGATGGCGACAAGGGCCGCTACATGGGCAAGGGTGTCCAGCAGGCCGTTGACGCCGTCATCGACGAGATTGCCCCCGAGGTCGTCGGCCTCGAGGCCAGCGAGCAGCGCCTCATCGACCAGATCATGATCGACCTGGACGGCACCCACAACAAGGGCAAGCTGGGCGCGAACGCGATCCTCGGTGTGTCGATTGCCGTCGCGAAGGCCGCTGCGGACAGCGCCGACCTTGCGCTCTTCAAGTACGTTGGCGGCCCGAACGCCCACATCCTTCCCGTCCCGATGATGAACATCCTCAACGGTGGGTCGCACGCCGACTCGAACGTCGACATCCAGGAATTCATGATCGCCCCCGTTGGCGCCACGTCGTTCCGCGAGGCGCTCCGCATGGGTGCCGAGGTCTACCACACGCTCAAGTCCGTGCTCAAGGAGCGCGGCCTGGGCACCGGTCTTGGCGACGAGGGTGGCTTTGCTCCGAACCTCGGCTCCAACCGTGAGGCGCTCGACCTCATCCTTGTTGCCATCGAAAAGGCCGGCTTCACCCCCGGCGACGATGTCGCGCTCGCGCTCGACGTTGCCGCCACCGAGTTCTTCAAGGACGGCGCCTACCAGTGGGAGGGCGGTCAGAAGACGCCCGCCGAGATGATCGCCTTCTACGAGGGCCTCGTCAACGACTACCCGCTGGTCTCGATCGAGGACCCGCTGTCCGAGGACGAGTGGAGCTCGTGGTCGGAGCTCGTCACGCTCATCGGCGACAAGACGCAGATCGTCGGAGACGACCTGTTCGTCACCAACCCTGTCCGTCTCGCAAGGGGCATCCAGGAGGGCGCCGCCAACGCACTGCTCGTCAAGCTCAACCAGATCGGCACGCTGTCCGAAACTTCGGACGCCGTGCAGATGGCGCAGCGCGCGGGCTACACCGCGATGGTGTCGCACCGCTCGGGTGAGACCGAAGACGTCACGATCGCCGACCTCGCCGTCGCGTACAACTGCGGCCAGATCAAGACGGGCGCCCCCGCCCGTGGCGAGCGCATCAACAAGTACAACCAGCTCATGCGCATCGAGGAAGAACTGGACGACGCCGCGGTTTACGCGGGCAAGTCTGCGTTCCCCCGTCGCTACGGTAAGTAG
- a CDS encoding LacI family DNA-binding transcriptional regulator has translation MSEGRGTPPSMREVAALAGVSHQTVSRVINGHPSIKATTRDRVLKVIEEVQYRPNSAARALVTRRSNRIGVVVDSAVKFGPNATLRAVEDSAREAGYSVTSVTVAEDRALSARSAVDHLLSQGIDALCIIAPRSSSVDLLRASAEGLPTLAVTSARDLSMLTASVDQRRGAELAVEHLLGLGHRDILHVAGPMDWLDARGRERGWRAALEAADIEPRPPIVGDWTADSGFSVARDHLDPVDFTAIFCANDQMALGVFHGLSVRGVRVPEDVSIVGFDDLPEARHFRPALTTVRQDFETLGQRTVEAIIAAIEGGHPPMRTVIEPELIVRESTTHVRP, from the coding sequence GTGAGCGAGGGACGAGGCACTCCGCCGAGCATGCGCGAGGTCGCGGCGCTTGCAGGCGTCTCACACCAGACTGTTTCGCGCGTCATCAACGGGCACCCAAGCATTAAGGCGACGACGCGCGACCGCGTGCTGAAGGTGATCGAAGAGGTTCAATATCGGCCAAACAGCGCCGCGCGAGCGCTCGTTACCCGCCGATCGAACCGCATCGGCGTGGTGGTCGACAGCGCCGTCAAGTTTGGACCAAACGCGACCCTGCGTGCCGTGGAGGACTCCGCGCGAGAGGCCGGCTACTCGGTGACTTCGGTCACGGTCGCCGAAGACAGGGCATTGAGTGCACGGTCGGCCGTGGATCACCTGTTATCTCAAGGAATCGACGCGTTGTGCATCATCGCACCGCGCTCTTCGTCGGTAGACCTGTTGCGCGCAAGTGCAGAGGGGCTGCCGACCCTCGCGGTGACGTCGGCCAGGGACCTGAGCATGCTCACGGCGTCTGTCGATCAGCGGCGCGGGGCGGAACTCGCCGTCGAGCATCTGCTGGGCCTTGGACATCGCGACATCCTTCACGTCGCGGGACCCATGGACTGGCTCGACGCGCGCGGTCGCGAGCGGGGATGGCGGGCGGCGCTTGAGGCGGCGGACATCGAGCCGCGGCCGCCCATCGTTGGCGATTGGACCGCCGACTCGGGCTTTTCCGTTGCCAGGGACCACCTCGATCCGGTTGACTTCACGGCGATCTTTTGCGCCAACGACCAGATGGCCTTGGGAGTGTTCCACGGGCTCAGCGTTCGAGGGGTCAGGGTGCCTGAAGATGTCAGCATCGTGGGCTTCGATGACCTCCCTGAGGCGCGGCACTTCCGGCCCGCGCTCACCACGGTCCGTCAGGACTTCGAGACCCTTGGGCAACGCACCGTCGAGGCGATCATTGCCGCGATCGAAGGCGGACATCCGCCGATGCGCACGGTGATCGAGCCCGAACTCATCGTTCGGGAGTCGACGACCCACGTTCGTCCGTGA